Proteins encoded by one window of Thermodesulfobacteriota bacterium:
- a CDS encoding carboxypeptidase-like regulatory domain-containing protein: MAPLLGALLLAAACAGPSARLGGRVMAHGEPVAGAVVALEAREGRILQEAETDADGVYRFPPVSPGEYRLTASARRDGHVWGALSGKNPVQLAPGSDAWIGLQAVPRDTPAMRDLPGGSTGFGALGGVVRFEGAAVEGAVVSLYLDEDEGLRGPGFRQSPPTGRDGAYALEEVPEGRYFVVARRRQAGGGFGPVREGDLYGTVLASPVAVEERRETAVDVHLVRKERDDDPNAELLARSGTGLRGTVRDPEGRPVAGVYVFAYRSRIVGHGMPDFLTLPTGPDGAFALSLGTGGLFYVGARERSGGSPAPGEHFGFYEGSPDHGIAVPRGRVVEGIEIVVRRVLE, encoded by the coding sequence ATGGCTCCCCTTCTTGGGGCCCTGTTGCTGGCGGCGGCCTGCGCGGGCCCGTCGGCCCGGCTCGGGGGCCGCGTCATGGCCCATGGCGAGCCCGTGGCGGGGGCGGTGGTCGCCCTGGAGGCGCGGGAGGGGCGCATCCTCCAGGAGGCCGAGACCGACGCCGACGGCGTGTACCGCTTCCCTCCCGTCTCCCCCGGGGAATACCGGCTCACGGCCTCGGCACGGCGCGACGGGCACGTCTGGGGGGCCCTGTCCGGCAAGAACCCGGTGCAGCTGGCCCCGGGGAGCGACGCCTGGATCGGTCTCCAGGCCGTGCCCCGGGACACCCCCGCGATGCGCGATCTCCCCGGCGGGTCCACCGGATTCGGCGCCCTGGGGGGCGTGGTGCGGTTCGAGGGGGCGGCCGTGGAGGGGGCGGTGGTCAGCCTCTACCTGGACGAGGACGAAGGGCTGCGGGGCCCGGGCTTCCGCCAGTCGCCTCCCACGGGTCGCGACGGGGCGTACGCCCTGGAGGAGGTGCCGGAAGGCCGCTACTTCGTGGTGGCCCGCCGGCGCCAGGCGGGCGGGGGCTTCGGGCCGGTGCGGGAGGGGGACCTCTACGGGACGGTGCTGGCAAGCCCCGTGGCGGTGGAGGAGCGCCGTGAGACCGCGGTGGACGTGCATCTGGTGCGCAAGGAGCGCGACGACGATCCCAACGCCGAGCTCCTGGCCCGCAGCGGCACCGGCCTGCGCGGCACCGTGCGCGACCCCGAGGGGCGCCCCGTGGCGGGGGTCTACGTGTTCGCCTACCGCAGTCGGATCGTGGGGCACGGCATGCCCGACTTCCTCACCCTGCCCACGGGGCCCGACGGCGCCTTCGCCCTCTCCCTGGGCACCGGCGGGCTCTTTTACGTGGGGGCCCGGGAGCGCAGCGGGGGCTCGCCGGCCCCGGGGGAGCACTTCGGTTTCTACGAGGGGTCTCCCGACCACGGCATCGCCGTCCCGCGGGGGCGCGTGGTGGAGGGGATCGAGATCGTGGTGCGCCGGGTGCTGGAATGA